The proteins below are encoded in one region of Chiloscyllium plagiosum isolate BGI_BamShark_2017 chromosome 7, ASM401019v2, whole genome shotgun sequence:
- the spc25 gene encoding kinetochore protein Spc25 isoform X1 gives MVNRKRFTDQTRCKTEFKNRIICFILMDIFQEDAQCQLNEKLNETRIKFLSLWENYNPAGFKQKYRESLKITEDRCLEIYEEEKQMCEKIQLTKKVIAEQNAFLEKTEIELQSISQHCENIERQKQDVLEKIKKLKEGLCKKQELISTQKDQNKAKLKELNLSAEMFKKRMGLEIRKVQGEQLQFIFRCISHKSPEQPFTFLLKFSEEGNYEVTSCEPPLECMSSLQEKLKETNNFSAFLANVRKAFTTLV, from the exons GTGTAAAACAGAATTTAAGAACAGAATAATTTGCTTTATATTAATGGATATCTTCCAAGAAGATGCACAATGTCAGCTAAATGAAAAGCTAAATGAAACCAGGATCAAATTTTTGAGTTTATGGGAAAACTATAATCCAGCAGGATTTAAACAGAAGTACAGAGAATCTTTAAAAATCACCGAAG ACAGATGCTTAGAAATATATGAAGAGGAGAAACAGATGTGTGAAAAGATCCAGTTAACTAAAAAGG ttattgctgagcagaatGCATTCCTGGAAAAAACAGAGATAGAACTGCAGAGCATCAGCCAACATTGTGAAAATATTGAAAGGCAAAAGCAGGATGTATTAGAAAAAATCAAGAAGCTGAAAGAAGGACTTTGCAAAAAGCAGGAAT TAATTTCTACACAAAAGGATCAAAATAAAGCAAAGCTGAAGGAATTAAATTTGTCTGCAGAAATGTTCAAGAAGCGAATGGGTCTGGAAATTCGGAAGGTGCAGG GGGAACAACTCCAGTTTATCTTCAGATGCATCAGCCATAAAAGTCCTGAGCAGCCATTTACATTTCTGCTGAAATTCAGCGAAGAAGGAAATTATGAAG TTACCTCATGTGAGCCACCACTGGAATGTATGTCTtcattgcaggaaaaactcaaaGAAACCAACAATTTCTCTGCATTTCTTGCCAATGTTCGGAAAGCTTTTACAACATTAGTATAG
- the spc25 gene encoding kinetochore protein Spc25 isoform X3, with translation MDIFQEDAQCQLNEKLNETRIKFLSLWENYNPAGFKQKYRESLKITEDRCLEIYEEEKQMCEKIQLTKKVIAEQNAFLEKTEIELQSISQHCENIERQKQDVLEKIKKLKEGLCKKQELISTQKDQNKAKLKELNLSAEMFKKRMGLEIRKVQGEQLQFIFRCISHKSPEQPFTFLLKFSEEGNYEVTSCEPPLECMSSLQEKLKETNNFSAFLANVRKAFTTLV, from the exons ATGGATATCTTCCAAGAAGATGCACAATGTCAGCTAAATGAAAAGCTAAATGAAACCAGGATCAAATTTTTGAGTTTATGGGAAAACTATAATCCAGCAGGATTTAAACAGAAGTACAGAGAATCTTTAAAAATCACCGAAG ACAGATGCTTAGAAATATATGAAGAGGAGAAACAGATGTGTGAAAAGATCCAGTTAACTAAAAAGG ttattgctgagcagaatGCATTCCTGGAAAAAACAGAGATAGAACTGCAGAGCATCAGCCAACATTGTGAAAATATTGAAAGGCAAAAGCAGGATGTATTAGAAAAAATCAAGAAGCTGAAAGAAGGACTTTGCAAAAAGCAGGAAT TAATTTCTACACAAAAGGATCAAAATAAAGCAAAGCTGAAGGAATTAAATTTGTCTGCAGAAATGTTCAAGAAGCGAATGGGTCTGGAAATTCGGAAGGTGCAGG GGGAACAACTCCAGTTTATCTTCAGATGCATCAGCCATAAAAGTCCTGAGCAGCCATTTACATTTCTGCTGAAATTCAGCGAAGAAGGAAATTATGAAG TTACCTCATGTGAGCCACCACTGGAATGTATGTCTtcattgcaggaaaaactcaaaGAAACCAACAATTTCTCTGCATTTCTTGCCAATGTTCGGAAAGCTTTTACAACATTAGTATAG
- the spc25 gene encoding kinetochore protein Spc25 isoform X2, whose amino-acid sequence MLTQFKMCKTEFKNRIICFILMDIFQEDAQCQLNEKLNETRIKFLSLWENYNPAGFKQKYRESLKITEDRCLEIYEEEKQMCEKIQLTKKVIAEQNAFLEKTEIELQSISQHCENIERQKQDVLEKIKKLKEGLCKKQELISTQKDQNKAKLKELNLSAEMFKKRMGLEIRKVQGEQLQFIFRCISHKSPEQPFTFLLKFSEEGNYEVTSCEPPLECMSSLQEKLKETNNFSAFLANVRKAFTTLV is encoded by the exons ATGCTGACACAGTTCAAAAT GTGTAAAACAGAATTTAAGAACAGAATAATTTGCTTTATATTAATGGATATCTTCCAAGAAGATGCACAATGTCAGCTAAATGAAAAGCTAAATGAAACCAGGATCAAATTTTTGAGTTTATGGGAAAACTATAATCCAGCAGGATTTAAACAGAAGTACAGAGAATCTTTAAAAATCACCGAAG ACAGATGCTTAGAAATATATGAAGAGGAGAAACAGATGTGTGAAAAGATCCAGTTAACTAAAAAGG ttattgctgagcagaatGCATTCCTGGAAAAAACAGAGATAGAACTGCAGAGCATCAGCCAACATTGTGAAAATATTGAAAGGCAAAAGCAGGATGTATTAGAAAAAATCAAGAAGCTGAAAGAAGGACTTTGCAAAAAGCAGGAAT TAATTTCTACACAAAAGGATCAAAATAAAGCAAAGCTGAAGGAATTAAATTTGTCTGCAGAAATGTTCAAGAAGCGAATGGGTCTGGAAATTCGGAAGGTGCAGG GGGAACAACTCCAGTTTATCTTCAGATGCATCAGCCATAAAAGTCCTGAGCAGCCATTTACATTTCTGCTGAAATTCAGCGAAGAAGGAAATTATGAAG TTACCTCATGTGAGCCACCACTGGAATGTATGTCTtcattgcaggaaaaactcaaaGAAACCAACAATTTCTCTGCATTTCTTGCCAATGTTCGGAAAGCTTTTACAACATTAGTATAG